The proteins below come from a single Erythrobacter sp. SG61-1L genomic window:
- a CDS encoding MFS transporter, with product MTFDGRLKYLVLGALALLFFILNACTFNGLGVVLPYMVEELGWSWATAGVGFTLLGIACGLSGLIPALLIRKFGVSRTMLTGGTVLFSGFACLALTYNPFVYFLGTILLGIGFAICGQVPAVNVISHSFKKHSTAMGFYFTVGGLGSVAGPLIAFATQEFTNEWRLFWGGAAVAALLLSMFTSAVTATRWNNKDAGGKAKSADAKVGWNVRAAMRTPQYYVIVGAYTSLLLISTTVHGFAVQHLSDSGLGMGGAATVMSALALISAGASAVAGVAGEKMKPRALSMLSLATAIIGVFALMGGNNPAAIGIATLGLGIGIGFSYVSVAMLLLDVFGKRPNLELYSTMSLISTSAAIGPALGGIARDQLGSFSLVFLACGLIGTAFFMALLLFKRPTQPVEAEEAETVLAPAC from the coding sequence ATGACGTTCGACGGCCGGTTGAAATATCTGGTGCTGGGCGCGCTTGCGTTGCTCTTCTTCATTCTGAACGCCTGTACTTTCAACGGCCTCGGCGTGGTTCTGCCCTATATGGTGGAAGAACTGGGCTGGAGCTGGGCGACTGCCGGGGTGGGCTTTACCCTGCTGGGCATCGCTTGTGGGCTTTCCGGCCTGATTCCCGCCCTGCTGATCCGCAAGTTCGGCGTTTCGCGCACGATGCTGACGGGCGGCACCGTGCTGTTCAGCGGCTTCGCCTGCCTGGCGCTGACTTACAACCCGTTCGTCTATTTCCTCGGCACGATCCTGCTGGGCATCGGTTTTGCGATCTGCGGGCAGGTTCCGGCGGTCAATGTCATTTCCCACTCTTTCAAGAAGCACTCCACCGCGATGGGCTTCTACTTCACCGTGGGCGGCCTCGGCTCGGTCGCAGGCCCGCTGATTGCCTTCGCCACGCAGGAATTCACCAATGAATGGCGCCTGTTCTGGGGCGGCGCGGCGGTTGCGGCCCTGCTGCTGTCCATGTTCACCTCCGCTGTCACTGCGACGCGCTGGAACAACAAGGATGCCGGCGGCAAGGCGAAGTCCGCGGATGCAAAGGTTGGCTGGAACGTGCGCGCAGCCATGCGTACGCCGCAGTATTACGTGATCGTGGGCGCCTACACTTCGCTGCTGCTGATCAGCACCACCGTTCATGGTTTCGCCGTGCAGCACCTGTCCGACAGCGGCCTTGGCATGGGCGGTGCGGCCACGGTGATGAGCGCGTTGGCCCTGATCAGTGCCGGTGCATCGGCCGTGGCCGGTGTGGCGGGCGAAAAGATGAAGCCCCGTGCGCTTTCGATGCTGTCGTTGGCCACTGCCATCATCGGCGTTTTCGCGCTGATGGGCGGGAACAATCCGGCGGCAATCGGGATCGCGACGCTTGGCCTGGGGATCGGCATCGGCTTCAGCTATGTCAGCGTGGCCATGTTGCTGCTGGACGTGTTCGGCAAGCGCCCCAATCTGGAACTCTATTCGACGATGAGCCTGATCTCCACTTCGGCGGCGATCGGCCCGGCCCTGGGCGGCATTGCCCGCGACCAGCTGGGCAGCTTTTCGCTGGTCTTCCTTGCATGCGGCCTGAT
- a CDS encoding MFS transporter codes for MTGFFDSRRQMGVLAAATTGSVLSTTATVHAVFGTFLVPLSQDFGWTRASISAVMAIIAVSCAIAYPLAGRYSDQHGSRKMILFGNVALGLSIAALSLTSGSLAQFYLTFLAIGIFGALPSTAMFAKLVAEWFDRNRGTAMGFSSGFGNGVGSTIMPIVAAVLVSTMGWRAGYLGIAGIILLVGFPVFYFLLHDVPSRSDPAQRAAAGAKLEGMTLKEAARVPAFWLLMIAIAAGGGISTAILSHVVPIVGDRGYSLGLGTAVVSVFALSASAWQVASGRMLDKANTPRIVVPMYALAIPGLFLLEFGTSAPMLLGAGVCLGIALGAQFGALPFFIARYFGLRHFGAILGVMYSAVIAGQGITPVLLDAAFDAVGSYRDAIVVSMAVMGLGSTLLFLLPAYRGERKVPAGAAVAVAH; via the coding sequence ATGACCGGTTTCTTCGACAGCCGCCGCCAGATGGGCGTGCTCGCCGCCGCGACAACCGGCAGCGTGCTCTCCACCACGGCCACGGTCCACGCGGTGTTCGGGACGTTCCTTGTGCCGCTGTCCCAAGATTTCGGCTGGACCCGTGCCAGCATCTCGGCGGTGATGGCGATTATCGCCGTATCCTGCGCCATCGCCTATCCGCTTGCGGGCCGCTATTCGGACCAGCACGGTTCGCGCAAGATGATCCTGTTCGGCAATGTCGCGCTCGGCCTGTCCATTGCGGCACTGTCGCTGACCAGCGGCAGCCTTGCCCAGTTCTATCTCACCTTCCTGGCCATCGGCATCTTCGGCGCACTGCCCAGCACCGCAATGTTCGCCAAGCTGGTGGCCGAATGGTTCGACCGCAATCGCGGCACGGCGATGGGCTTCAGTTCCGGCTTCGGCAATGGCGTTGGCTCAACGATCATGCCGATTGTCGCGGCTGTCCTTGTTTCCACCATGGGCTGGCGCGCAGGCTATCTCGGTATTGCCGGGATCATCCTGCTGGTAGGCTTCCCGGTCTTCTATTTCCTGCTGCATGACGTGCCCAGCCGCAGCGATCCCGCCCAGCGCGCCGCCGCCGGCGCGAAGCTGGAAGGGATGACGCTGAAGGAAGCCGCGCGCGTTCCCGCGTTCTGGCTGCTGATGATCGCCATCGCTGCCGGTGGCGGCATTTCCACCGCCATCCTCAGCCATGTCGTGCCGATCGTGGGTGACCGCGGCTACAGCCTCGGCCTGGGCACTGCCGTGGTCAGCGTCTTCGCCCTTTCGGCCTCGGCCTGGCAGGTCGCCAGCGGCCGCATGCTCGACAAGGCGAACACGCCCCGGATAGTGGTGCCGATGTATGCGCTGGCGATTCCCGGCCTGTTCCTGCTGGAATTCGGCACTTCGGCCCCCATGCTGCTCGGCGCAGGCGTTTGCCTTGGCATTGCACTGGGCGCCCAGTTCGGCGCGCTGCCCTTCTTCATCGCCCGCTATTTCGGCCTGCGTCACTTCGGCGCGATCCTGGGCGTGATGTATTCCGCCGTCATCGCCGGACAGGGCATCACTCCGGTGCTGCTGGATGCCGCGTTTGACGCTGTAGGCAGCTATCGCGACGCAATCGTCGTCTCCATGGCGGTGATGGGACTTGGCAGCACCCTGCTGTTCCTTCTCCCCGCCTATCGCGGCGAGCGGAAGGTTCCGGCAGGGGCCGCAGTCGCCGTCGCCCATTAA
- a CDS encoding isochorismatase family cysteine hydrolase: MAEADLAGLPHLDAATLAPLIDPARTALIVVDIQNDFAGPSGLLKRVGVDMTLAEAAIDRIEAIIPAARAAGATVAFMRVVTEPETDSDALKALYARKGRPGGQAICRTADGGADYYRVAPEAGDIEIAKLLYDSFHGTDLEDQLRARGIDTLVMTGVATDCCVDATTRAGFHRGFHVFVVSDACASYEEELHTGTLKVLHKNCALLTTADAVVSAWANNAQGAPL; encoded by the coding sequence ATGGCTGAGGCCGATCTTGCCGGTCTGCCGCATCTGGATGCGGCAACGCTTGCGCCGCTGATCGATCCGGCCAGGACTGCACTGATCGTGGTGGACATCCAGAACGATTTCGCCGGACCGTCCGGCTTGCTGAAGCGTGTTGGCGTGGACATGACGCTGGCCGAAGCGGCCATCGACCGGATCGAGGCAATCATTCCGGCGGCTCGCGCAGCAGGCGCCACTGTGGCCTTCATGCGCGTGGTGACGGAACCGGAAACCGATTCCGATGCACTCAAGGCGCTTTATGCCCGCAAGGGGCGGCCCGGCGGTCAGGCGATCTGCCGCACTGCGGATGGCGGGGCAGATTATTACCGCGTTGCGCCCGAAGCCGGCGACATCGAAATCGCCAAGCTGCTTTACGACAGTTTCCACGGCACCGACCTGGAAGATCAGTTGCGTGCGCGCGGCATCGACACGCTGGTGATGACCGGCGTAGCCACCGATTGCTGTGTGGATGCCACCACAAGGGCCGGTTTTCACCGGGGCTTCCACGTCTTCGTCGTTTCCGACGCCTGCGCCTCTTATGAAGAGGAACTGCACACCGGAACGCTCAAGGTCCTCCACAAGAACTGCGCTCTGCTGACGACCGCCGATGCGGTAGTCTCGGCATGGGCGAATAATGCGCAAGGAGCGCCGCTATGA
- a CDS encoding LLM class flavin-dependent oxidoreductase produces the protein MSELEHTPFGLPSDTGGKDLGVFLPIANGGWIMSKNKPEIDGSYDYCRASAVLAEQHGLDFAMAMAKFRGYGGETRHWDEQLDSFLTVAGIAEATSKVKVWGTIHTLLQNPAVAAKMVATLDQISHGRSGLNVVTGSYRGEFDQMGAWPENVGHDQRYDLALEWIRAIKGLWSEDSVTQHGDYFNLEDCHSWPKPSSRPFLVCAGTSKQGMAFTSAEMDAIFLYGGQHEKLKRESEAAKADAAAVGRSIRTYSMMTLVFGESDAEAEEKVQAIREGFDEGALAGMMRAYGFLDSEIGKENDFTRKARSGFMAPHVAGSPETVLQYLTDLFEISGSDGLMLIFDDYLKGIPTFGEKVLPALRERFPAGEKVTVHG, from the coding sequence ATGAGCGAGCTTGAGCACACGCCCTTCGGGTTGCCTTCCGATACTGGTGGCAAGGATCTGGGGGTTTTCCTGCCCATCGCCAATGGCGGCTGGATCATGTCGAAGAACAAGCCGGAGATCGACGGTTCCTATGACTATTGCCGGGCCTCGGCAGTTCTTGCTGAACAGCACGGGCTGGATTTTGCCATGGCGATGGCCAAGTTCCGCGGATATGGCGGCGAAACCCGGCATTGGGACGAACAGCTGGATTCCTTCCTCACCGTTGCCGGCATCGCTGAAGCGACCAGCAAGGTGAAGGTGTGGGGGACGATCCACACCCTGCTGCAGAACCCCGCCGTTGCCGCCAAGATGGTCGCCACGCTGGACCAGATCAGCCACGGCCGTTCCGGCCTCAACGTCGTGACCGGCTCCTATCGCGGCGAGTTCGACCAGATGGGCGCATGGCCCGAAAATGTCGGGCACGATCAGCGCTATGACCTCGCGCTCGAATGGATCCGTGCGATCAAGGGCCTGTGGAGCGAGGACAGCGTCACCCAGCATGGCGATTATTTCAATCTGGAAGACTGCCACAGCTGGCCCAAGCCCTCTTCACGGCCCTTCCTGGTCTGTGCGGGCACGTCCAAGCAGGGCATGGCCTTCACCTCGGCCGAGATGGACGCGATCTTCCTCTATGGCGGCCAGCACGAGAAGCTGAAGCGTGAGAGCGAGGCCGCCAAGGCCGATGCCGCCGCTGTCGGCCGCTCGATCCGCACCTATTCGATGATGACCCTGGTGTTCGGCGAAAGCGATGCCGAGGCGGAAGAGAAGGTTCAGGCGATCCGCGAAGGCTTCGATGAAGGCGCACTGGCGGGCATGATGCGCGCCTATGGCTTCCTCGACAGCGAGATCGGCAAGGAAAACGACTTCACCCGCAAGGCGCGTTCGGGCTTCATGGCCCCGCATGTGGCAGGTTCGCCGGAAACGGTACTGCAATATCTGACGGACCTGTTCGAAATCTCCGGCTCCGATGGGCTGATGCTGATCTTCGACGATTATCTGAAGGGTATTCCCACCTTCGGCGAGAAGGTGCTTCCCGCGTTGCGTGAACGCTTTCCCGCTGGTGAAAAGGTAACGGTGCATGGCTGA